The Homalodisca vitripennis isolate AUS2020 unplaced genomic scaffold, UT_GWSS_2.1 ScUCBcl_1;HRSCAF=141, whole genome shotgun sequence genome contains a region encoding:
- the LOC124370179 gene encoding uncharacterized protein LOC124370179 codes for MALLAIESAAEYDEAVTGWEFHSHKPYASSTLKNNDEIRIPISQQDIITAPFESSIHITGEVSAKKVDGSEASISLINNAIAFLFDDVRYEIGGIEVDRTKNVGITSTIKGLLSIRDEEQKCLVNACWLDPNKTSEAGDVTYSVRLKLLLGFAEDYKRIVANVKQELVLLRSATDINAVISPDASNLDFQITSLEWRVPHVVTVSDSYKLKLLRVIEKDTLIHLPYRSWELHEYPSLPQTTRQSWTIKTSSLIEKPRYVVLAFQTGRKNDLRKDASTFDRCALTNGKRYLNSQYYPYDNVHGDLCIFYDMCTRFQSSYYQKPGSPLIDSKTFKSHVPLYVIDCCKQNDSIKSGPVDVRLEFEAKKNFPENTAAYCLLLHDSHMEYTVLTGAVQLIM; via the coding sequence ATGGCGCTACTGGCAATAGAGTCGGCCGCAGAGTATGATGAAGCTGTTACaggttgggagtttcactctcataaaccttacgcctcgtcaactctgaAAAACAACGACGAAATCAGAATTCCGAtaagtcaacaggatataattacggcGCCGTTCGAAAGCAGTATACACATCACTGGTGAAGTGAGTGCCAAGAAAGTTGACGGGAGTGAGGCCAGTATTTCACTAATAAACAATGCCATcgcatttttattcgacgatgtAAGGTACGAGATAGGCGGAATAGAGGTTGACAGgacgaaaaatgtaggtataacgAGTACTATAAAAGGACTACTCTCCATTAGGGATGAAGAACAAAAGTGTCTCGTAAACGCGTGCTGGCTCGATCCCAATAAGACCAGTGAGGCCGGTGATGTTACATATTCGGTGCGTCTGAAACTGTTGCTGGGTTTTGCCGAAGATTACAAGAGAATTGTTGCGAATGTTAAGCAAGAGCTTGTTCTCTTGAGGTCGGCTACGGATATTAACGCCGTTATCTCACCGGACGCGTCAAACCTCGACTTTCAGATTACATCGCTCGAGTGGCGTGTACCACATGTTGTTACAGTGTcagatagttacaaattaaaattactgcGCGTGATTGAGAAAGATACTTTAATTCACCTACCGTATCGGTCCTGGGAACTTCACGAATATCCTTCACTACCGCAAACAACTCGCCAGagctggacaataaaaacgagttcgCTAATTGAAAAGCCTCGGTACGTGGTGCTGGCCTTTCAGACCGGTAGAAAGAACGACCTAAGAAAGGACGCCTCTACTTTTGACCGTTGTGCCCTGACGAATGGTAAACGttatctgaattcacagtactacccttacgacaatgtccacggcGATCTCTGTATATTTTACGACATGTGCACACGATTCCAAAGTTCGTACTATCAAAAACCAGGGTCTCCGCTGATTGACTCTAAAACATTCAAGTCTCATGTGCCTCTGTACGTGATTGATTGTTGCAAGCAGAACGATTCAATCAAGTCGGGACCTGTAGATGTTAGATTGGAATTTGAAGCTAAGAAGAATTTTCCGGAAAACACAGCTGCATACTGTCTCCTactgcatgactcccacatggaGTACACAGTGCTCACTGGTGCGGTACAACTTAtaatgtag